In a single window of the Cupriavidus sp. P-10 genome:
- a CDS encoding bifunctional riboflavin kinase/FAD synthetase, whose translation MKVFRGLPNAESRAPCALTIGNFDGVHRGHQSLLARARAAADARGLPLCVMTFEPHPREFFTPDKAPTRIALLRDKLESLRRNGVDRVVVEHFNAHFAGQSPQAFVENVLWHGLHTRWLLVGDDFRFGAKRAGDFAYLQDAGRRYGFDVEQMGSVSEGGIRISSSAVRQALADGDLEHARRLLGHGYAISGHVIHGRKLGRDLGFPTLNLRISHKRPAVNGIFVVQVHGIADHPLPGVASIGVRPTIEDAGRVLLEVHLFDFNESLYGKLVRVEFMKKLRDEARFDNLEDLTAAIAKDSADARGFFGLTAPGAAEGAEGAGGRDFATSATDRIS comes from the coding sequence GTGAAAGTCTTCCGCGGCCTGCCCAACGCCGAGAGCCGGGCGCCCTGCGCGCTCACCATCGGCAATTTCGACGGTGTGCATCGCGGCCACCAGTCGCTGCTCGCGCGTGCGCGCGCGGCGGCGGACGCGCGCGGCCTGCCGCTGTGCGTGATGACCTTCGAGCCGCATCCGCGCGAGTTCTTCACCCCGGACAAGGCGCCCACCCGCATCGCGCTGCTGCGCGACAAGCTGGAAAGCCTGCGCCGCAATGGCGTGGATCGGGTGGTGGTCGAGCACTTCAACGCCCATTTTGCCGGCCAGTCGCCGCAGGCCTTCGTCGAGAACGTGCTGTGGCATGGCCTGCACACGCGCTGGCTGCTGGTCGGCGACGACTTCCGCTTCGGCGCCAAACGCGCCGGCGACTTCGCCTACCTGCAGGACGCCGGTCGCCGCTACGGCTTCGATGTCGAGCAGATGGGCTCGGTCTCCGAAGGCGGCATCCGCATTTCCAGTTCGGCGGTGCGCCAGGCACTGGCCGATGGCGACCTTGAGCACGCACGGCGCCTGCTGGGCCACGGTTATGCCATCAGCGGCCACGTGATCCATGGCCGCAAGCTGGGCCGTGACCTGGGCTTCCCGACGCTGAACCTGCGCATCTCGCACAAGCGTCCTGCGGTCAATGGCATCTTCGTGGTGCAGGTGCACGGCATTGCCGACCACCCGCTGCCCGGCGTGGCCAGCATCGGCGTGCGCCCGACCATCGAGGACGCCGGCCGTGTGCTGCTGGAAGTCCACCTCTTTGACTTCAACGAAAGCCTGTACGGCAAGCTGGTACGGGTCGAGTTCATGAAGAAGCTGCGCGACGAAGCGCGCTTCGACAACCTGGAAGACCTGACCGCAGCGATCGCCAAGGACAGCGCCGATGCGCGCGGGTTCTTCGGCCTGACCGCGCCGGGAGCAGCTGAAGGCGCCGAGGGCGCCGGTGGCCGCGACTTCGCCACTTCCGCCACCGACCGAATTAGCTAG